The following is a genomic window from Pan paniscus chromosome 18, NHGRI_mPanPan1-v2.0_pri, whole genome shotgun sequence.
AGGGGGCCCGCAGAGACGTCCTCTCCCCCGCCCCACAGGGTCCTGGCCTCCGGGAGGGGGGAGGGGCCTCCCTTATCTCTCTGCCTCCATGGCAGGGTGGGCCCTGGGTTCTGAGGTGGCCTGTTGGGGGGCCAGGGGTGGCCAGTCTGAAGCCGGAGAAGGGGGTGTTGGAGTCCACAGGGGCGGCTGTGGCTGGTGGTGCTGTGGGCCCCCCGGGGGCGAGGCCGCCGTGGGCCAGCTGGAGGCCGCAGAGCTGCTGGTGGCGGCATGGGGGAAGTGTGGCGGGGGTGACGTGGCTGTCGCGGCCATCGGGCTGCCGCTGCCACCACTGTGGAAGCTCTCGGAGGCCTTGAGACGGGAGAACATGGTGAGAGCGTCGGGGAAGTTGGGGGGTGTAGCAGGGGTATTGGCGGGGGTGCACATCTgtgaggggaagagaggagagatggGGTGAGCACCCCTTCCTGGAGGGGCCCCCACTGCCTCCCAAGGGGAGATGCGTGGCTGGCCCATTCTCGGAAGGCTCTGTGTTCCTTCCCCAGATCCCCAAGCCTGTCCGCCGCCCAGGGGTTCCCAGAGGAGAAGCCTTGAGATGAACCGACCCAGCCTCACTCTCAGGAGCCCACAGTGCCTGGGGCCACGAGGCTTTCCCAGCCCACCCCCTTCCATCAGCCACAGCATCCCCGGGGGCTGTAGGGTAAGGAGCTTCATTGCCCCAGAGGCCAGCGCCCCCCAGGTCTCAGGGGGAGCTGGCACAGGCAAGATTAAGTGCAGGACCCACGGAGCTGGGACTCCTGCTGACCCATCTCCAAAGAGGTCGAGCCCCGCCTGCACCAGCGCCCTCGTACACCTGGGCCAGGGGCTGCTTATACACGGAACTAGCTCGGCCTCCTTCCGCCCAATCCAGAACTGGGGACTCCAGGGGACACTTACCatctggtggtgatggtggctgtAGGGGATGTTGGTCTCCTGGAAAAAGGCGCTGAGGGCTGTCTGCAGGAAGAAAGGCCCCTGCTCACCCTCCAGGCCCCCGCCGGCCCTGCCGCTGCCCTTGTTCCCAGGCTCCTCTGAGGCTGGGGATGACCCTGGCTGGACTGCTGAGTGGGAGGGGTGAGTCGTGGTGCTGAGGCTCAGTGGCTTGCCTGTCACCCCCAACCCTCACTGCTGTCTAAGGAGGAGCCACAGAACCTTGGGCAGTTGGGGTGGGCGGAGAAGACCCTTCCCCTGCTGCTCGCCAGCTGCCTCAGTGCCTAAGGCCTGCAGAGCCCTCCCCCTGCACCAGCTGGCACCAGCACCATGACTGGGGGAGGGCGGGCAGTACACCCCATCCTGGGGGAAAGGCGCCCGGCCCCAGGTAGCCCAACCAgacctccccaccctgccccgtTTCAGGAGATTCTAGCCTGGCTGTTACCACCTCAACGGGTAGCAAGTCTCTACTCTTCTCTAAGCCTCGGTCTCCTCAACTGCGAAGCAAAAGCATCTTGAAGGAGTCTGAGCCTGGTGGTGGGGATCCCCTGCTGCCCCACCCAACTCTGCTTCTGGCTGATCAAGGGGGCCACTGTTTGGGCCTTGGTTTCTCCATCTGTACCACAAAGAGGTTAGACCAGGTGGCtcctgggtcccctccctttcAACAGTGACCTCCTAAGATCACCAGATTCCAGCAAGCAAGGCCTGGCACCACAGAGACAAGCCTGGGCTTTAGGCTCACTCGCTtccccacctgagcctccctCGGAACAGTGCCCGGGAAGTGGAGCAGAAAGACGGCCCTAGGACCAAAGCCACCACGGGTTTACGACAGCTCCCCAGCCACCCGCCCTTGGCTGGCACCATGCTAGGCACGGGATGCTCCACCGTCTCCCTCCACACCCGGGCCGCATGCCACACTGAGCACGGTGCGGGCACCCAGCAGGGCTCCATCCCAGCGGGGCCATGGACTGTCATCATTAACCCCACAGGCAGGGACTGCTGTCTTACAGGCAGGGAAATGAAGGTAGGAAGTGACTTGCTTAGGGTCAGCTGGTCGGCAGAAGACAGAGATGGGGGTGCTCAGAAAGGCCAGGACAGGTGGGGGAGACAGAGCGAGCCTGGAGCCCTTTCCTGTGTGTG
Proteins encoded in this region:
- the UBALD1 gene encoding UBA-like domain-containing protein 1 isoform X1; translation: MSVNMDELKHQVMINQFVLTAGCAADQAKQLLQAAHWQFETALSAFFQETNIPYSHHHHQMMCTPANTPATPPNFPDALTMFSRLKASESFHSGGSGSPMAATATSPPPHFPHAATSSSAASSWPTAASPPGGPQHHQPQPPLWTPTPPSPASDWPPLAPQQATSEPRAHPAMEAER